CCCCGCGGCGGTGTTCCTGGAGTACGGACGGGTGGCGCTGGCGTCGGGCATCCCGTTCGGCACGGGCGGCGCGGGGCACGCGCGGCTCAACTTCGCCACCTCGCCCGAGGTGCTGACCGAGGCGGTGGACCGGATGGCCACCGCGGTGGAAACGTCACCCCAGCCGGGAGGCAGGCCATGACCGACGACACGACGGCGGACCGGCAGGACGGCAAGGCGGCCGGCGAGCGCGGCCGCGGGGCGCGGCGCGGAGACCCGGGCGCGGGAGCGCGTGCGGGCACGGCGGCGACGCCCGCGGCCCACCCGCCCGTGCACGCCTTCCGGGACGACGCCCTCGGCGCGCACGACGCCGTCGCCCTCGCCGCGCTCGTCCGCGACGGCGAGGTCGGTGCCGGGGAGCTGGCCCGGGCCGCGGTGGAGCGGATCCGGCTCGTCGACCCCGAGTTGCACGCCGTCGCCGTCCCGGCCTTCGACACGTACGAGACGGACGGCGCGGCCACGGGACCGCTCGCGGGCGTACCCACGCTGCTCAAGGACAACACCGACTACGGCGGTCTCCCCACCGGCCACGGCAGTGCGGCCTTCACCCCGCACCCCGCGCCGCGGCACGCGCCGTTCACGCGCCAGTTCCTCAGCACCGGCATGACGTTCCTCGGCAAGACCCGGCTGCCGGAGTTCGGCTTCAACGCCAGCACGGAGTACGAGGACGGCGAGCCGGTCCGCAACCCCTGGCACACCTCGTACTCCCCCGGCGGCTCGTCGGGCGGCAGTGCCGCGCTCGTCGCCTCCGGCGCCGTGCCGATCGCGCACGCCAACGACGGCGGCGGCTCCATCCGCATCCCCGCCGCGTGCTGCGGGCTCGTCGGCCTCAAGCCGACCCGGGGCCGGGTCGTCGCCAACGAGACGGGCCGCAGGCTGCCCATCGACATGGTGGGCGACGGGGTGCTGAGCCGCTCCGTGCGCGACACCGCGGCGTTCCTCGCCGCGGCCGAACGGCACTGGCGCAACCCGCGCATGCCCCCGCTGGGCCTGGTCGAGGGCCCGGGGACGCGCCGGCTGCGGATCGGCCTGGTGGCCGAGTCGCCGACCGGCGCGCCGACGGACGCGGCCACGCGCGCGGCCGTGGCGGCGGTCGCCACCGCGCTGGCGGGGCAGGGGCACACGGTCGAGACCTACGCGCTGCCGCTCGACGGCCGCTTCGAGCAGGACTTCATCGCGTACTGGGGGATGCTCGCGTTCCTCGCCGGCGCGGGCGGCCGGTTCGTGTACGACCGGCATTTCGACGCGCGCCGGATGGACGGCCTGAGCAAGGGCCTGCGGTCGACGTACGTGCGCCGCATGCACACCACCCCGGCGTTCCTGCGCCGACTGCGCCGCGCGGCGGACGAGGCGTACGACGCGGCGCTCACGCGCTACGACGTGCTGCTGTCCCCGGTGCTGGCGCACACCACCCCGCGCCTGGGCCACCTGTCGCCGAACGTCCCGTACGAGGAACTGCTGAACCGCCTGCGCGCGTACGTGGCGTTCACCCCCATCAACAACATCAACGGCGGCCCCGCGATCTCCCTCCCCGCCCCCGCCACCGAACCGGCACCGGCGGACGGTCTGCCGGTGGGCGTGATGCTCTCGGCGGCCCACGGCGACGAACGCACCCTGCTGGAACTGGCCTTCGCCCTCGAGGCCGACCTGCCCTGGCGCCGCATCCAGGACGCCTGAGAGAACGAGGAAAGCCGGATGGTCTTCGGAAAGCGGGTGAAGCTGCGGGCGTTCGAGCCCGCTGAGGCGGACGCGCTGTGGCGGTGGAACCACGACCCCGACGTGATGCGCTGGATGGACGACGGCTACGCCGCGTCGCTGGCGCGGGTCCGCCGGAACCTGGAGGAGCGCGCCCCGAACGCGTACGGAGACGTGCTGTACGCGGTCGAGGTGCTGGCCGACGGCGCGCTGATCGGCCTCGTCCGGCTGCGCGACGCCGAGCCGGAGACGGGTCTGGCCGCGCTGGACGTCTACCTCGGCGAGAAGGAGTACTGGGGTCGCGGCTACGCCACCGACGCGGTGCACGCGCTCTGCCGCTTCGGCTTCGAGGACATGCGGCTGCACAAGATCTCGCTGACGGTGGTGACCGAGAACCACGCGGCGATCAGCGTCTACAAGAAGGTGGGCTTCGTGGAGGAGGGTCGGCTGCGGTCCGTGTTCCGGCGGGACGGGCGCTGGTACGACCAGTTCACGATGGGGCTGCTGGAAGGCGAATTGGTCGACGGCCGTCCCTAGTGTCTGTGGTCAATCTCCCGTCTGCGGCTGGGGGTACCGCCCACGCGCGCGCAGCGCGCTGTGGGGTGGGCGGGGTTCAGCCGCAGTCGGCCTCTCTCGCGCCCGCCGACCAGCGGACGCCGCCGAGGAGGTGGCGGACGAAGTCCGGCTCGGCGGTGTGGCCGCCACGATGGGGAACGACTGGCCGCCCTCTACTCCTGGCCTGGTAGAAGGCGTTCGGGGCCCGCAAGGGATATAAGTGGCGAACTACCACACTCCATTACATACTAGGAAAAGGTGCCACAAGGCACAGTGCTGGATAGGGCCGCCCGACCACCCGCCGTCAACCGACACCACACGTGGTCGACCCGGCATTCCGCGACGGCCGGCGGGCGGCTGGTCCGGCCGAGAACTCCTCGCGTTGGGCATCCATCCGAAAGCCGGGCCCGCATGGGTCCACCCCCCACACGAATGGACTACATATGAAGAACTCGCGCAGCAGGAAGACCGCCGCTGCCGCCGCCGGTGCCTGCATATTGTCCCTGGCCGTGGCCGTCCCCGCCTCCGCAGAGGGCACGGCGCAGAAAGACACCGAGGTGTCCGTCTTCCACGGTGTTCCGGGCCTCACCGTCGACGTGTTCGCCAACGGGGACGAATTGGTCCCCGACTTCAAGCCCGGCACCCTGACCGAGCCGCAGCCGCTGGCTCCCGGCACCTACGACATCGAGGTCTTCCCCGACGGGGAGGGCCCCGACGGCGAACCCGCCATCCAGAAGAGCATCGAGGTCCCGGCCGGGGCGAACGCCACGATCGCGGCCCACCTCAACGCGCAGGGCGACCCCACGCTCACCGCGTTCGTCAACGACACCTCCAAGGTCCCGGCCGGCGAGTCGCGGCTGACCGTCCGCCATGTGGCTGCGGCACCCGCCGTGGACGTCCGCGCGGACGGCAAGCCGGTCATCGAGGGCCTGACCAACCCCAACGAGAAGTCGCTCAAGGTGCCCGCCGGCACGGTGAGCGCCGATGTCGTCCTGGCCGGGACGGACACCGTGGCCATCGGCCCCGCCGACCTCAACCTCGCCGAGGGCACCAACACCATCGTCTACGCCTGGGGCAGCGCCGAGGACGACAACCTGGCACTGAAGACGCAGACGATCAGCGGCGTGGATTCCGCACCGCGTGGTGCGAGCGCCGGTGAGAGCGGCGCGATGGCCGGCGACAACGAATCCGCCGCCGTCTGGTTCGCCTCGGGGACCACGGGTGCCGTCGCGGTTGCCGGTCTCCTGGCCTCCCGCCGCCGGCGCAGCAGGAGCAACTGACAGACGGGCATGCGTTCCTCCACCGCGGGCGCGCGCCTCTCCGCGGCGGCCGTCGGGGCCGCCGCGGTGGCCGCCGCCGTCCTGTCGGCGCTGCCGGTCTGGTCCCTGTGGCCGACCGGTGCCCCGGTGCCGCCGGACTTCGGCGACCGGCCGGGGCCCCGGGAGCCCGCGGCCGTCCCCTCGTCGGCGGCCTGGGAAAGGGGACCCGGCACGGCGGAGGACGGGGCCGGCCCTGTACCCGAGCCGACGGCGCTGCGCGTACCAGAGGTCTCGCTGCACACCCGGGTGAGGGACGTCGGCGTCGAGGACGACGGCACGGTGGAGGTCCCCGCCAACACGGGACAGTCCGGCTGGTACCGCTACGGCCCCGCGCCGGGTGCCTCCGCCGGGTCCGCCGTCCTCGTCGGCCATGTGGACGACCGCACCGGCGACCTGGGCGCTTTCGCCAAGCTGTACGAGGTCAGGAAGGGCGACGAGGTCACCGTCGCCCGCGAGGACGCGCCTCCCGTGCAGTACGAGGTGGCGGCCCGCGAAGTGGTCGACAAGGACAGGCTCCCCGTCGAGGTGTTCCGGCGCCACGGGCGGCCGGTCCTGACCCTGGTCACCTGCGCGCCCCCTTACGATCCCGCGCGCGGCGGCTATCAGCGGAGCCTGCTGGTATACGCCGTCCCCGTCCAGGAGCGCGGCTAAGCCCCGCAGGACCGGGTGCCGGGAAGGGTGGTTCTGCGTGCCGCCCGTTCACCGGCCGCCGCCTCCCCCGTCCGGGAAGTGAGGACACCGCGGACCGGCCGTCAGGGCGCCGCCTCCTTTCCGCGCGCCGGCACGGCCGTCACGTCATCCGGCTGACCGCGGAGGGCGGACGGCGGCGGGCGCTCAGAACAGCACGAGCGCCCGGCCCCCGCGACCCGCCAGCATCGCGTCGAACGCCGCCGGGATGCCGTCGAGCCCGATGCGGGCGGTGACGAGCCCGCCCAGGTCCAGTTCCCCGGTGCGTACGTGCGCGGCGATGGCCGGCAGGTCGCGGGCCGGGTCGCTGTTGCCGTAGACGCAACCGGAAAGCGTGCGGCCGAAGTAGAAGAGCTCCAGCGCCGAGAACGACACCCGCTCCTCCTGGCCGCCGATGCCGACGACCGTCGTCCGCCCGCCGCGCCGCGTGCTGGACCAGGCGGTGCGTATCGACTCCGCCCGGCCGGCGCACTCGATCGCCACGTCGGCGCCGATCCCTGCGGTCAGCGTACGGATCCGCTTCGCGGTGTCGCGCTCCCCGCCCGGCGCGGCGAGGACGAAGTCGGTGGCCCCGGCGGCGCGCGCCAGTTCCTCCTTCGCCGGCGACACGTCCACCGCGACGAGCGGCCCGGCGCCCGCGATCCGGGCGGCCTGGAGCACGGCGAGCCCCACGCCGCCGGCGCCGAAGACGGCGACCGACTCCCCGGCCCGTACCGCGGCAGCGTGGTGCACGGCGCCCCAGCCGGTGAGGACGGCGCAGCCGAGGAGCGCGGCGTCGGCCAGCGGTACCCCGGCGGGCAGGGGCAGTACGGCGCGGGCGGGCACGACGGTCTCCTCGGCGAAGGCGGCGGTGCCCAGGCCCGGGTAGAGGCCGGCGCCGTCGCGGGTGGCGTACGGCTCGGCCGCGGCGGCGCCCGCGGCGGCGCAGAGCCACGGCTCGCCGAGCCCGCAGTAGTGGCACGCGCCGCAGGACGGTGCCCAGTTGAGCACCACCTCGTCGCCCACGGCCACGCCGGTGACGCCCTCGCCGACCGCGACGACGGTGCCGGCGCCCTCGTGGCCGAGCACCGCGGGTACGGGCTGGCGCAGCGTGCCGTTGGCGAGGGAGAGGTCGGAGTGGCAGACGCCGGCGGCGGCGAGCCGGACGCGCACGTGTCCGGCGCCCGGGGCGGGGAGGTCGATGTCGGCGAGTTCGAGCGGGGAGCCGATCGCGGGCAGGACGGCGGCGCGGGTCATCGGGGGCTCCGTATCTCCGGGTGGCGGCGGGGTGCGTACGTCAGAACTGCAGCGACTTGGTGTGCAGGAACTCCGCGAGCCCCGCCACCCCCAGCTCGCGGCCGATACCCGACTGCTTGTGGCCGCCGAACGGCGCCAGCGGGTCGAACTTCCCGCCGTTGACGACCACCGTCCCGGTCTCCATCCGCCGCGCGAACGCCGCCGCTTCCGCATCACTGGCCGCCCACACGGCGCCGGCCAGGCCGTAGACCGTGCCGTTGGCGATGCGCAGGGCGTCGTCCTCGTCCTCGTACGGCATGATCGCCAGCACCGGACCGAAGATCTCCTCCTGCGCGATGGTCATGCCGGGGGTGACGTCGGCGAAGACGGTGGGCCGGACGTAGTAGCCGCGCTCGCGCCCCTCGGGCGCCCCGGGCCCGCCGGCGAGGAGCACGGCGCCTTCTGCGGTGCCGCGCTCGATGTAGCCGCGGACGCGCTCGCGCTGTACGGAGCTGACGACGGGCCCGAGGCGGGTGGCGGGGTCGCGGGGGTCGCCGGGCGCGTACTTGGTCAGGGCGGTGGTGGCGAGGGTGAGCGCCTCGTCGTACGCGTCCCTGTGGACGAGCATCCGGGTCCAGGCGGTGCAGGTCTGGCCGGAGTTGGCCATGACGTTGGCGACACCGGCGCTGACGGCCCTGGCGAGGTCGGCGCCCGGCAGGATGACGTTCGCGGACTTGCCGCCCAGCTCCAGCGCCACGGGCTTGACGGCCGCGCCCGCCGCCGCGGCGACGGTCCGCCCGACGGCGGTGGATCCGGTGAACGACAGGAAGTCGGTGCCGGGGTGCTCCACCAGCGCCCGGCCGGCCTCGGCGCCGTACCCGGTGACGACGTTGAGGACGCCGGGCGGGAAGCCGGCCGCGGCGACGGCCTCGGCGAAGATCCGGGCGACCAGCGGGGTGTTCTCCGCGGGCTTGAGGACCACGGTGCAGCCGGCTGCGAGCGCGGGGGCGGCCTTGGCGACGATCTGGTGCAGCGGGTAGTTCCACGGCGTGATCGCGCCGACGACGCCCACGGGCTCGTGCAGGACGGTGGCGGTCCCGGCCTTCTCCTCGTACGGGTACGAGGCGCCGATCCGCGCGTACGAGGCGGAGACGGCGACCGGCACCGCGGCGTGCACCTTCCGGCTGAACGTCAGCGGCGCGCCCAGCTCCGCGGTGACCGTCGCGGCGATGTCCTCCGCCCGGGCGGCCAGCACGTCGCCGAGCGCCCCGACGCGCGCGGCCCGGTCGGCGGGCGGCGTCGCCGCCCAGCGGGGGAACGCGGCGCGGGCGGCGGCGACGGCGGCGTCCACGTCGGCCGCGGTGCCGGCCGGCACGGTGGCGATGACCTGCTCGTCGGCGGGGTCGACGACCTCGATGACACCGTCGCCGGCGGCGGGCTGCCAGCGGCCGTCGATGAACATGCCGTCGTGAGCCTGCATCGGTACGTCTCCCGGTGGGTCGGCGGTGTGCCTACGCCACCAAACTAGCGCCGGTAGTTTTCTGCGCCCAGGCCGTCCGGGCGTGCGGTGGGTCACGCGCGCCGGGTGGCGCCGCCCGCGTGCACCTGAGACCATTCCTATGGTTCCCCATAGGAATGGTGACGGGAAGACGGGCGGTACCCCATGACCAGCAGCGCAGAGCAGGAGCGCGCCGAGCGGGCGCGCAAGACCGCCGAAGGGCTGACGTACCTCTCCGGCTTCGGCAACCAGCACAGCAGCGAGGCGATCCCCGGCGCCCTGCCCACCGGGCGCAACTCCCCCCAGCGCGCCCCCCTCGGGCTCTACGCCGAGCAGTTGTCCGGCTCCGCGTTCACCGAGCCCCGCGCCCGCAACCGGCGCTCCTGGCTCTACCGCATCCGCCCCTCCGCTGCCCACCCCCGCTTCGTCCGCGCGGACAACGGCGCCCTGCGCACCGCCCCGTTCACCGAGGCGGTCCCCGACCCCAACCGGCTCCGCTGGAACCCGCTGCCCGAACCCCCGCCAGGCACCGACTTCCTGGCCGGCCTCTGGACCCTCGGCGGCAACGGCGACGCCGCCCAGCGCACCGGCATGGCGATTCACCTCTACGCAGCCAACGCCCCCATGGACCGCGTCTTCTCCGACGCCGACGGCGAACTCCTCGTCGTCCCCGAGCGCGGCGGGCTGCTGCTGCGCACCGAACTCGGCCTGCTGCACGCCGAGCCGGGACACGTCGCCCTCGTGCCCCGCGGCGTCCGCTTCCGCGTCGAGCCGCTGACCGCGGGCGCCACCGTGCGCGGCTACG
The Streptomyces sp. CNQ-509 DNA segment above includes these coding regions:
- a CDS encoding GNAT family N-acetyltransferase, translated to MVFGKRVKLRAFEPAEADALWRWNHDPDVMRWMDDGYAASLARVRRNLEERAPNAYGDVLYAVEVLADGALIGLVRLRDAEPETGLAALDVYLGEKEYWGRGYATDAVHALCRFGFEDMRLHKISLTVVTENHAAISVYKKVGFVEEGRLRSVFRRDGRWYDQFTMGLLEGELVDGRP
- a CDS encoding aldehyde dehydrogenase family protein is translated as MQAHDGMFIDGRWQPAAGDGVIEVVDPADEQVIATVPAGTAADVDAAVAAARAAFPRWAATPPADRAARVGALGDVLAARAEDIAATVTAELGAPLTFSRKVHAAVPVAVSASYARIGASYPYEEKAGTATVLHEPVGVVGAITPWNYPLHQIVAKAAPALAAGCTVVLKPAENTPLVARIFAEAVAAAGFPPGVLNVVTGYGAEAGRALVEHPGTDFLSFTGSTAVGRTVAAAAGAAVKPVALELGGKSANVILPGADLARAVSAGVANVMANSGQTCTAWTRMLVHRDAYDEALTLATTALTKYAPGDPRDPATRLGPVVSSVQRERVRGYIERGTAEGAVLLAGGPGAPEGRERGYYVRPTVFADVTPGMTIAQEEIFGPVLAIMPYEDEDDALRIANGTVYGLAGAVWAASDAEAAAFARRMETGTVVVNGGKFDPLAPFGGHKQSGIGRELGVAGLAEFLHTKSLQF
- a CDS encoding Zn-dependent alcohol dehydrogenase; protein product: MTRAAVLPAIGSPLELADIDLPAPGAGHVRVRLAAAGVCHSDLSLANGTLRQPVPAVLGHEGAGTVVAVGEGVTGVAVGDEVVLNWAPSCGACHYCGLGEPWLCAAAGAAAAEPYATRDGAGLYPGLGTAAFAEETVVPARAVLPLPAGVPLADAALLGCAVLTGWGAVHHAAAVRAGESVAVFGAGGVGLAVLQAARIAGAGPLVAVDVSPAKEELARAAGATDFVLAAPGGERDTAKRIRTLTAGIGADVAIECAGRAESIRTAWSSTRRGGRTTVVGIGGQEERVSFSALELFYFGRTLSGCVYGNSDPARDLPAIAAHVRTGELDLGGLVTARIGLDGIPAAFDAMLAGRGGRALVLF
- a CDS encoding class F sortase codes for the protein MRSSTAGARLSAAAVGAAAVAAAVLSALPVWSLWPTGAPVPPDFGDRPGPREPAAVPSSAAWERGPGTAEDGAGPVPEPTALRVPEVSLHTRVRDVGVEDDGTVEVPANTGQSGWYRYGPAPGASAGSAVLVGHVDDRTGDLGAFAKLYEVRKGDEVTVAREDAPPVQYEVAAREVVDKDRLPVEVFRRHGRPVLTLVTCAPPYDPARGGYQRSLLVYAVPVQERG
- a CDS encoding amidase produces the protein MTDDTTADRQDGKAAGERGRGARRGDPGAGARAGTAATPAAHPPVHAFRDDALGAHDAVALAALVRDGEVGAGELARAAVERIRLVDPELHAVAVPAFDTYETDGAATGPLAGVPTLLKDNTDYGGLPTGHGSAAFTPHPAPRHAPFTRQFLSTGMTFLGKTRLPEFGFNASTEYEDGEPVRNPWHTSYSPGGSSGGSAALVASGAVPIAHANDGGGSIRIPAACCGLVGLKPTRGRVVANETGRRLPIDMVGDGVLSRSVRDTAAFLAAAERHWRNPRMPPLGLVEGPGTRRLRIGLVAESPTGAPTDAATRAAVAAVATALAGQGHTVETYALPLDGRFEQDFIAYWGMLAFLAGAGGRFVYDRHFDARRMDGLSKGLRSTYVRRMHTTPAFLRRLRRAADEAYDAALTRYDVLLSPVLAHTTPRLGHLSPNVPYEELLNRLRAYVAFTPINNINGGPAISLPAPATEPAPADGLPVGVMLSAAHGDERTLLELAFALEADLPWRRIQDA
- a CDS encoding DUF4397 domain-containing protein, with the protein product MKNSRSRKTAAAAAGACILSLAVAVPASAEGTAQKDTEVSVFHGVPGLTVDVFANGDELVPDFKPGTLTEPQPLAPGTYDIEVFPDGEGPDGEPAIQKSIEVPAGANATIAAHLNAQGDPTLTAFVNDTSKVPAGESRLTVRHVAAAPAVDVRADGKPVIEGLTNPNEKSLKVPAGTVSADVVLAGTDTVAIGPADLNLAEGTNTIVYAWGSAEDDNLALKTQTISGVDSAPRGASAGESGAMAGDNESAAVWFASGTTGAVAVAGLLASRRRRSRSN